The stretch of DNA TGCTACTGACGGtgcgagacgtccaatcgattAGAACGTACGTTATTTTCGctgtcaaccctcccacttctgatggattggacgcctattttCTGCCAAAAAATGCTAGTTGTCCAATCTTTTAGAagcgggagggttggcagcggaCAAACAAAGGTTCCTTTGCTGCCAGACACCCacttcaaatgcattggacagCTACTCATTTGTTGGAGGGTGCATCTTGGCCAGGGGAAGAGCAAAATTCAGTTTCTGCTATtaggtgctagatgtccaatccattggaagtgGGAGTGTTGGCAGCAAACAGAGCAATGTTAGTTCACTGCCACCTtcccacttaaaatggatttggGCGTTCACTCGTGTCAAACTCATCAGAAGGATGACTAGACGCCACTTGAACCGACCACCGGACCCGTGACCGTGGCGTCCGCTCACCTTGCGGCGACCTGTTGAATATTGAGCGAACGGCGCTTTCATCCATCAACGCCGGGCGCACTTTTTGAAGTGACGCCAGCGCGACGTGACCAATGACGAGCGAGCGGCCGGGCCAGGAAAGGAGAGAGAGGAGCGGTCGCTATAAAAGCCAAGACGCCGCCAGCCCTCGCCACCTTTGTCGCCACGACAACCAGGACAACcgaaagagaagaagaaaaagttacCATCAGACCACCAGGTGagcttttacatttttcttcttgtttgttGATTTGggtgattcattttctgagtttGAATCCGAGCTTTTGGCACATCGGATCCGTGcacttgcgtgttttttttccacaggtgGCGCTACACGCTTTcatataattataatatttaaCACAGGTGCGTAATCTGGTGTTGAGTGGGAACCTGTCTAGTATTTAGTAGACATGTTTATTGACTTGTAAGGTTGCAAAGATGATCAAAAAACTGACAATCTTAATGTAAAATTTTCCATTTTATCTTATTACAAGTATGTATTCATAATTTACAAATGTATGTCTTTATAATTCCCAATATTtaagttttttaaaatgactaaaatagtCAAGAGGTCTTACTATcccagaaaatatattttaaaaaattaaagatgTCCAATAGTAGTCATTTgttctataaaaataaataaaatatctttaaaagGACGAAAAATATCCAGTTGGCTCTAAAAGGGGTTAAAGGTCTTAAGTgccctcccccccaaaataagATTATATGACCAGAATCAGTTGCTTGttctataaaaatataaaaagttaatTGTTTTAagtgtcaaaaaatgttttatacgtgtatatgcatatgtatgtgtgtatgtatatatgtatgtatatatatatatatatatatatatatatatatatatatatatgtatatgtatatatatatatatatatatatatatatatatatatatatatatatatatgtatatatgtatatatatatatatatgtatatatgtgtatatatatatgtatacagacgttcccctacttacgaacgcaattggttccgagcgattgttcataagttgaatttatttgtaagttgattcagtgctatattttgtattataatttatgtttaagactgatataagtatattgaaggtttatataagtgcatttgtatgtttaaggcttgtataagtaacacgcattggtttgtactgaaaaaaaaaaatttaataaaatggagagaatatgtacagtactgtagagagagagagagagagatttatgtattagaaactgaaattttcagaagtcactgtggtccagtggcaaagacaatgggtcagaacttcaggtggacttgagttcaaatccactctttgcaattctcaaattgtttattgaggtaatgaaaaggatagatataacttccaatcacatcatttcagaagtcactgtggtccagtggcaaagacaatgggtcagaacttctggtggactcaagttcaaatcaggagtgagttcaattccactctttgcaattctcaaattgtttattgaggtaatgaaaaggataaatataacttccaatcaggtCATTtccgaagtcactgtggtccagtggcaaagacaatgggtcagaacttctggtggactcaagttcaaatcaggagtgagttcaattccactctttgcaattctcaaattgtttatttaggtaatgaaaaggataaatataacttccaatcatgtataggcgggccgcctcgtggtgtagtgggtcagtcacctgcctgcggcgtgggtgtcgagggttcacgtcccggtgtcgccagtcaacgactgtatggtgtcgacagtcggccgaaggccgactgtcgaacaccaccaggaatccccccctcccaactgtcttccggtcagccgaaggctgaccggaaatattgttttgctgaaaaaaatgactaagtctttatttgaatgaaaaaaggattacccatttactgaactactagtgtagtgattagtcaaatgagagtgggaatcgaaccccatctcccacatggcagtcaaatccagtaacttgaggtctgtctgacccattgtctttgccactggaccacagtgacttctgaaatgaaatgattggaagttatatttatcattttcatcacctcaataaacaatttgagatttgcaaagagtggacttgaactcactccagatttgaacttgtgtccaacttcaattttcaacccattgttcttgccactggaccacagtgtcttctgaaatgaagtgattggaagttgtatttatccttttcattacctcaataaacaatttgagaattgcaaagagtggaattgaactcactcctgattcccacctcatgttctgacccaatgattttgccagtggaccacagcaacaactagaaggtgaagaatcagaagtcagatttattctccgactctcttagccttacttgctatgtcattttttaaagaaaaaaagccttactatactatgttgttatttaagaaaagaagccttactatacaatatcgttttttaagaaaaaaaggcttcctctactatgtcgtttttcaagaaaaaaagtcatgcttGGCAGAATAGGTATTAATCTCGTCTGTTGGTCGTTAGGTTTTTCATCGACATGGAGAGTCTTCGAGCATTCCTCTTTCTGTacgcgtgcgtgtctctgctgACCCTCAGCCTCTGCCGGGGTCAAAGGTCGGCCACGCCGGATGACGACAACCTCACCCAACTCGCCGACGACGAGCTGGTCGGTCAAGCTTTATTTCACTTCAATCGATGGAGAACCTCACGATAGTTTAGCTCATTAGTCGCCCGCTAGAGTGGCGAGCGATCGTTAAGTCTCGCTGACGTCTTTCTCCCTCCGATCGGTACGCAGGCCGAGGCGCTTCAGGACTTCCTGGACGAAGCGGAAAGTCGAAGCGGCCTGTCGGTGGAGAAGAAGGCCAGCGTCATCCCCAGGGTGAGAAACCCGCTCTTGGCTCCTTTGCATTAGCTTGAATGCTAACGCCGCTGCTTTTTGTGTATGTCAGTGCGACGTGGGTGAGCGCTGCGCCATGAAGCACGGACCCCGTATCGGCCGATTGTGCGACTGCCTGCGAGGAACGGCCTGCAACACCTTCTTCCTGCGCTGCTACTAACTACGTGGCTGGCGCCACCCCAATACAGTTTGACAACAAATTCTACAACAATGCGATAGCTGACATTATTTTGCAGAACAAACATCGCTAACTTTTAACGCACATCACAAAACCTAACATACTCCATTCCAACTTATGATATTTTACATCTCCACATTGTCATTGACTTAATTTTACATGACTTTATGACACTCATTAAAAGTTTACAACACACAACGGCATTTTGCAACCAATTGTAACACAAATTTACGATTTGACACAGCTATATTATACTAAACAATGGCACGTTCGTTCCaaatttgacaacattttaCAACACAAACCAGAACTTTGacatgtcatctcattttacAACCCTTCACGATACTTAAGAAATTTTGCAAACCTTTACAGAACATGTTACATGAATAACTTACAATATTTCACAACACTTTAGACTAGGggtggttggttcgcgggccgctttaacgtcaacttgatttcacgtgggccggaccattttagatataatatttagattttttttttatagatgttttaaaagccctggatattcagttttttatagatctaaaacaatgtttattttagctttttttaaatatatttttagattttacaaaatgatttttgaactaagaacacagaaaaaatggattaaaaaattacatttattgatttaaaagggggaaaatcaggaaattaaatacacatctatactcttcattttaatttgatcctaaaacagaaagtcggcactcatgatttactttcccgggccacacaaaatgatgcggcgggccagatttggcccccgggccgccactttgacacctgtgctttagacAAATAGACTGAGAAGATAAAACTAAAGTCACTCAGTCATAAATCCTCATTGTCATTAGCAATACAATGACTTTGTTTTACAAGATTTTAGTACCCTTTCCTAAAGTTAACAACATTTTATAACATGATTCCAACATACAGAAAATTCCACACACAACTGTACTAGACTTTACAAAATGTTCTCACAAACTTTCCCTTTTCTTTCAACACTTTAAAAGCACATAACATGTTACATATTGCCCACTAATGACGAAACCCGAACGTTCCAATTAAAAAACTCGGCAACCTTTGAGCTATTCTTTGCGCGGACACCCGGCAACCAATCAGGAGACGACGTAGTGTTGCACTTTGCTTATCGACGCCctgacattttctgaaccgatacGAGACCCCCCACTCCTTTCATCACACACGCAAATTATTCATCTATTCGCAATGTGTGTATCGTAAATATGaaacatgaaaagaaaagatGGCCTTTCAAAGGCAAATAAAAGCTTACTAATTTGCTTATAAAGAACCCAAAAGTCATTGTAGATTTTATCTCATTTATCTGGGTGACTTTGTGTTCAGTGGTTATTTTCTGTCGCTAAATACACTCATGATTaatcatgaaataaaataatcattgcAAATAGTGAAggggttttattttgaaagttcacTTTTATAATAGCCTtccactgtagtgaccactTGACTTCTAcgggttaaaaataataataataataaaattcacTCAaacatgaatgtatttttttaaactattttcatTTCAAGGCGAGCTTCCACATTTGTCCTTATTGCAGAAGACGTCTCAgtccatcctcatcctcatcatcatcctcatcctcatcctcatcatcatcatcatcatcatcatcatcataaaagGTGAGGGACACTTTTGACTATCTTTGTAGCCAGCTTATAAACCAAAAGGTTTTACGTACAAATAGCCTACTCTTTACTTCCAgacaagaaaaacacaaatggaCAATTCTGCCCCAAAAAACATGGtccttaacatttatttttgttctttttaatgatacaagtgactgtttttttttgaaaaaaaaaaacattaacacaaTAGACCAATGACATTTTACTGTTCCTATTTGTCAAAGTCATGCAAGACTTAGATAATGTtaaaacgtacaattggatggcACGTGCCCAAAATCTGGCACTGATGCGAGTTTATATCTACAATTAAAAACAAGTTAAGGCAACGGAATAAAATTCCTGCAgttgtgtttttaaatgaaagctACTCACACATTCTCCACCTTAAAAAGTACTTTTGAGTACAACTAGCTCAGGTTCATCCAAAACGTTCTTACcgatcattttcattcatatttaactcaaattgaaataaattccATCACAAGGAgttttaaaatgaagactaaaGCAATGGAAAGCACCAAAACATTATACAATGTGGCATTCCTTGAGTTTACATTggaatatttataatttttttgaatgatttggAAATATACATCCATAATCATGGtcgaaattgtatttttataaaatTTCCCTGGCAACTTTTGTATCGATTTTTATGTTAAATAATCCCTCGTTGTCATAACACATTGTCCTTTCATTACAACTCACCAAAAAGacattacagtattttttcattcactccaatcaagtgcaaaaaaagtcctctgattaaaaaaaaaaacatttaaaagtcCACTGCGGCGCAAAAAATAGTGCAAAAAAGACCTAAGTCCATAGGACCCCCTCCTCAACGCATTTGACATCACTGACGATCGTCGATTATCGCCTTTGTCTTTTGAAAAAGTCAAGAGAAGCTTCTCGTTATTGCTTAACGACGTATTCAATACATCAAacgtttggttaaaaaaaaaaaaaaaaaaaacctaagggGCAACTTTTTAAGTTtcctttttgacttttttcttctctttctttGCCGCGTTCTGCTCGGGTTGTTCTAGAAAACACAAATTGGTTGCTTGACTTCAGCGCACCTGTTTgcgaatttgaaaaaaaacagagcaCTTACGCCGAGACGATGATGTGCTGGATTTTTGAGCGGCGACAGTCGGAACGTCTTGCAATTTGGGTGCCGGGTTTACTACCTATTAATGGACAAAAGTCCATTTAAAGAGACAGTAGCACATTTTTGATGgacatagtttttaaaaaaaaacctgtcttACCTCAGATGCTTCCTCTtcattcttctttttctttttcctcttcttcttggAAATTGCAGCGCCCCCTGCTGGATCCTGTTCATCTTTCTCGACAGACGCCAcctacaatgtcatttttaattcaatggcagtcaatgtttTCAAATGATAGTCATTTACTTCACTAATGAGCACGACACATACTAGACATGTTCAATATCTGGCCGTATAATGACTATAAATGGCGTCTTGACCAAGGTTGGCCTACTTGGGatactcacatttgattggctgaaaCATTCAGGGCACTAATGAAATAGCTCAACCACTTCCTGGAAATactggcttttttatttatatttttcctcACCGTGACACATCAGAAAAACAACTTTTAGTGTTTTTTGGCCTCATTCGACTCCATTTATGGACTGACCTTAGCGGCGGGGGGCCTCTCCATCGGTTGAGTCGTCAATGGGGGTCCCTCGTAGTTGCCCCAGTGTTCGGCGGGGGCGCTCCAATCGGAGCCGAGGTCCACGCCGTCTGTGGCGAAGAGGCATTCTTTCAATTAGCGCCGTAAGACAAACTTAGCGGTGTTCAGATGGCGTGCACTCACTCGAAGCTCCACATTGGCCATCGCCTTGACCCGTCCACTGCGGCTCCGCGAGTTCTGAAGGAGACCAGCGGACGGGTTGGCGGCGTTGAAACGCCACGCCGTGTCAATCACCCATCCGACTTACCTGCCGGGTTGGCTCGCAGCGCCGAGTACGACACCGCATCCGGGTCGGAGTTGCCGTTAGCCAGCCAGGTCCGGGAGCCCCTTTCCGATTCCTGGCTACGGGGTTCTCCTGGGCCGCGGTGGAGGGAACCCCACTTGACCGTCTCGGCGGAAGTCGGGGTTTTGCCGGAAAAGTCGCGCCGGCCGTCGCCGCCCTCGCCTCCCCGGGCGGCGGGCGGCGCTTTGACGACTGATCTTGAGGGTTGGGACTCTAAAATGAGGAGGTACCAAAATGGACTTACACAAATTCAAAtgcaaatacacacaaataatATTCACATACGTTATATTTTACAGTTGCCTCCATTGATTTCAACActatttaactctttcactaCCAATGACACCATATTGACCCGAATAGAAGACGACCCCACCCATTTtttaagactcaagtttgaaaagagACTTTTTGAACAGAAAATAACAACAGTACTTCTGCAACAAAATATTATAACAACATATTCgagaaaaaaagcatgttattttgcctcatttaaatcatgcaaaaaaaatgtccatcacatcttaatagctgaacatttaaatatataaactaaAATGCATTCACAGTTGTAAATAaatggcttttgtttttttagatgtgaTAAAACTGTGATAAAGCAACAAAATTGCAAGGactgcattaaccatcaaagtgttgATGATTTGCTTTAGGGCTACCTGTCGCCATCTAGCGTTGTGCATGAGTATAACGTTGGTAACGTACCATGAGCCCCTGTGCTTTTCTTCTTCACATGGCTCTTGGCAGCGTTTGCATCTTCTGGCACAGCGAGGGTCTCGGGACCCTTGTCCTTCCGTCGCTGCTGTTTCTTCTCGCGGTTACTCACTTTAGTCTCCCACGCGCCTGAAGGCCAGAAAATTGAGTTTTTGGTCAAGAAATCAGTTCAGAATGAGTTCATCCTGGCTTTAAGATATTGGAACCAAGTTGGCAATTCTTACCTTCGTCAGATTCTTTCCCATCAAGCGTGatgaccgccgccgccgccgctttgacattggcttttcttttcttgtctTTCTTTACCTGCACCGGCAACGGTTCTTGGGGTTTGGTCGCCTGTCCACAAGAAGGCAAATTTAGGCGTGAATCCGGTCGCCAACACCAAAGAGAAAACGGAGAACCTACCTTCCGGGTTTTGACGGGTGGCGGTCTAGGGAGCACCTTGGGGACTTTGACTTCCTGTTGCACGACCACGGCGGAAGCAGGTTGTCCGTTAGGCTGAGGTTTCTGTTCAAATGTGGCAATCATATGACATTTCAAAAGAATAAAGTGCAAATTTAAGAATTGAGGTGATCGTTGGCAGGGCTTTTTAACTATATGGTAAAACTATTATTACTCACTTCAATGCATTCAACAATCATACACATTTTGTCATCAAAATTATTTTGGGGATGATATAAAAAGAGGATTTGGGAATTAGGGGGATTTCAGATCTTTGAAATGAGCTCGGTCACATGTCATTACTTCAACATCGATAGAAATATGACAAAATGGCGCCCTCGTTATTGTTGCAAATCGAGCAATTTAAATCAAGCCGGCTACACGAACTAGCCGACGGCTACTGGTAAACAAGGAAGACAACAAACCTTGTCTCCCGCTTTCTTGACGTTTTTTCTCTTCGTTTCCTCCGGTTTTGCACTCTTGTTTAACGGTGTTTTGGCAGCGAGTTGTCCGGTACGGATGCtgcccggcggcggcggcgtctggGGCTGCGGCTGCGGCTGCGGGACGCTCCGCTTCCTCCTGCGGTCATTCCCTCCGCCGCAGAAGGCGGCCCAGAAGGCGGCGAGCACGAGCAGCGCACCCAAAGCGGCCGTCGTCAGCACAAGCCAGGTCGGGTAGAGCTCGGGATCCAGACCGAGGTCCCAGCCCAGGCGGCTTCGGACGAACGCTTGGCCCGAGGACATCAGGTCTTTAAGGCGGCCGCCGAGGAGCTCGGCTTTCTCCAACGCAAAGCCTCGCCACTGTCGCCAATCTCCGGCCATGGTGGCTTTCGAATGAAGCGGAACACCGGAGCGGCTAGGACGCTAGCCAATTAGCTGCTAGCCATTAGCAACCGCATGCTAACGCAAAGTGTTTGcttccttctttttcttcttcagtggtCTTAACGCCAATTGAATGACTGATTACCGCCGTCAATTGCACCGGAGTATATAAATGAACAACTAGAAACGGATTTTATAACgcattttattttgcattcttcattttctcaaccgcttagcatcaaggctcgcggggggtgctggagctttcatatcaggggaaaaaacacacaaacgtcACAAAAGctcataaaatgcatttttaaaaaagatttgcaAATCTTCTCATTACATGACTagctaacatttgaaaatgcttGCATATTTTTAACTGTTTTACCAATATGCTGTCAATATTGTCCATAAATTTGTACTGTAGACTACAAGATGCTGATGTGTGTTATCGACGAGCCTTGGCTTCTCCCAAATAAATTAATACCAATataaaaactttcaaaagtCAGCGTCCAGAGTGAACTCGCAGTCCATCATGTTGGACATGACTCCGAATCGCTGGTACTCGCCCACACGCTTCTCGAAGAAATTGGTCTTCCCCTCCAGCGAAATGGACTCCATGAAGTCAAAGGGGTTCTCGGACGAGTAAACCTTCCGTAGAATAAcgtttaaaaaagacaattcaAACAGATCATGTCATTAATAAGTGACGGGATTACCTTGGCTAGACCCAAGTCCACTAGGAGGCGGTCCGCCACGAACTGGATGTACTGCTTCATTAACGTAGAGTTGATTCCTATCAACTCCACCGGCAAGGCCTCGGACAGAAACTCCTGATTTGTCAACACACGGTATTATTACGGATTATTCTTGGGTTATTACGGATTATTCTTGGGTTTCGCAAAGTGGGCCACGTGGAAAAGACTGTCCGACCTGCTCGATGGTGACGGCTTTGGTGATGATGTCCTTCACCCTGTCCTCGGACGGCTTCTTTACTAGGAAGCTGTACAGCAAACAGGCAAAGTTGCAGTGCAGtccctgaagaagaagaaagtggCGTTAGCTGGCGTGCTAGCTACCGACTCTAATTTTGCGAGTATACCTCGTCGCGGCTGATGAGCTCGTTGGAGTAAGTGAGGCCGGGCATGAGGCCTCTTTTCTTCAACCAGTAGATAGCGGCGAAGGAGCCGGAGAAGAAGATGCCCTCCACGGCGGCGAAGGCCACCATTCGCtcgcctgaaaaaaaaatgtttttagcgtgctttataggtttttttcctgcattttttttcaaatctttagtttcaaaagaaaatacttaACTGAAGGAAAATAAATAGCCATATATCAAATCCACTGATGGTGATGATATCCcagcaattttaattttaatgttactactttccatttttaattaaacaaaaattaaacataTAAGCATTTgaaatggagagaaaaaaagagaatatttacagttttccatcctttttattttttattatttatgtatattcctttttttgctttacgACACAGCTTAGGTTTGTgagggtcgcggggtgctggagccaatcagactttggacaaaatatatgatACATTGTTTTCTTAAGTTGAgagaatatattaaaaaatagcatATATAAAAGAAGAAGATGAATAAGAATATTtagagaatatttactattgattgactcattcgctgccatgaATGGCAATAGACTttcattcattcgcccctcccagtcaaaatggattggacgcacTTCGCATTAACTGTTAACTAACGAGTTGATCCTCACCAAACGAAGCTTGTGTGTCATTTATCCACTGGCGCGCCCAGTCGGCCTTGCGTCTCACGCACGGCATCGTTTGAATGGCGTTGAAGAGAAAGTCCC from Stigmatopora argus isolate UIUO_Sarg chromosome 21, RoL_Sarg_1.0, whole genome shotgun sequence encodes:
- the cart4 gene encoding cocaine- and amphetamine-regulated transcript 4 — translated: MTSERPGQERRERSGRYKSQDAASPRHLCRHDNQDNRKRRRKSYHQTTRFFIDMESLRAFLFLYACVSLLTLSLCRGQRSATPDDDNLTQLADDELAEALQDFLDEAESRSGLSVEKKASVIPRCDVGERCAMKHGPRIGRLCDCLRGTACNTFFLRCY
- the LOC144067134 gene encoding uncharacterized protein LOC144067134, producing the protein MAGDWRQWRGFALEKAELLGGRLKDLMSSGQAFVRSRLGWDLGLDPELYPTWLVLTTAALGALLVLAAFWAAFCGGGNDRRRKRSVPQPQPQPQTPPPPGSIRTGQLAAKTPLNKSAKPEETKRKNVKKAGDKKPQPNGQPASAVVVQQEVKVPKVLPRPPPVKTRKATKPQEPLPVQVKKDKKRKANVKAAAAAVITLDGKESDEGAWETKVSNREKKQQRRKDKGPETLAVPEDANAAKSHVKKKSTGAHESQPSRSVVKAPPAARGGEGGDGRRDFSGKTPTSAETVKWGSLHRGPGEPRSQESERGSRTWLANGNSDPDAVSYSALRANPAELAEPQWTGQGDGQCGASNGVDLGSDWSAPAEHWGNYEGPPLTTQPMERPPAAKVASVEKDEQDPAGGAAISKKKRKKKKKNEEEASEVVNPAPKLQDVPTVAAQKSSTSSSRQQPEQNAAKKEKKKVKKET
- the rrm2b gene encoding ribonucleoside-diphosphate reductase subunit M2 B isoform X1, producing MTPTPERRCEDMDRVSDDLRGETNDLKEKSPDPQEEEPLLKENPRRFVIFPIQYPEVWKMYKQAQASFWTVEEVDLSKDLPHWDRLKPEERHFISHVLAFFAASDGIVNENLVQRFCTEVQVPEVRAFYSFQILIETVHSEMYSMLINTYIRDLKERDFLFNAIQTMPCVRRKADWARQWINDTQASFGERMVAFAAVEGIFFSGSFAAIYWLKKRGLMPGLTYSNELISRDEGLHCNFACLLYSFLVKKPSEDRVKDIITKAVTIEQEFLSEALPVELIGINSTLMKQYIQFVADRLLVDLGLAKVYSSENPFDFMESISLEGKTNFFEKRVGEYQRFGVMSNMMDCEFTLDADF
- the rrm2b gene encoding ribonucleoside-diphosphate reductase subunit M2 B isoform X2: MTPTPERRCEDMDRVSDDLRGETEEEPLLKENPRRFVIFPIQYPEVWKMYKQAQASFWTVEEVDLSKDLPHWDRLKPEERHFISHVLAFFAASDGIVNENLVQRFCTEVQVPEVRAFYSFQILIETVHSEMYSMLINTYIRDLKERDFLFNAIQTMPCVRRKADWARQWINDTQASFGERMVAFAAVEGIFFSGSFAAIYWLKKRGLMPGLTYSNELISRDEGLHCNFACLLYSFLVKKPSEDRVKDIITKAVTIEQEFLSEALPVELIGINSTLMKQYIQFVADRLLVDLGLAKVYSSENPFDFMESISLEGKTNFFEKRVGEYQRFGVMSNMMDCEFTLDADF